The DNA region CTGATATGCGCGGATCTGGCGGATCCGCCTTTCGCGCCGGCAAGCTTCGATGCAGTGATGGCGGTTGATCTGGTGGAACATGTGCCGGACATCCCGAGCCTGGTGCGCGCGCTTGCCGTAATAAGCAGGCCGGGCGCTGCCCTCTGGCTGACCGCCGCCAACGGCCGGACGCTGGGCCCGCATCCCAGCACTCGCGTGTGGGCGATTGGGTGGCTTCCCCTTGGAATGCGTACCTGGGTGGTGACGAAGCTGCGCGGAGTGGATTCGTTGCGCTATGTAAACCTGATTTCGGTGCCGGAGATGCGGCGCATCGCCGTGCGCGCCGGACTCACCGTGGCGGAATGCAGGCCGCGCCGGATTGCCGCACCCGATGGCCGCTATCCCTTCGTCGAGCGCAAGTTGATGCAGGTATACCGGCGTCTGGGCGAGATGCCCTGGATGAGTCGTTTGCTGCTGCAAATCGGACCAGCGTTTGAATTGCGCCTGCGCCGCGCGCGCGATTCCTGACAACCGGGCCGCCGATATCAAACGCAAGGGCTCAATCGAGTTCGAACGCGTGCTTGTAGTCGAGTTTGAGCGCAGGGTTCTGCTGCTCCTTCTGTAGCACGCAGTTACCGATCACCAGCATCTCGATCTCGCTCCCCATGAAGCAGCGAAACGCGTCCTCCGGAGTGCACACGATGGGTTCGCCGCGCACGTTGAAGCTGGTGTTGACCAGCACCGGGCAGCCGGTGCGTTGCTTGAATGCACCGAGCAGGGCGTGGAAGCGCGGATTGGTCTCGCGGTGAACCGTCTGAATGCGCGCGGAATAGTCGATGTGGGTCACTGCGGGAATCTCCGAACGCGGCACATTGAGCTGGTCGATTCCGAACAGCTTCTTCTCCTCCTCGGTCATCGTGCGACGCCGCTCGGGCCGCACGCCGGCGACCAGCAGCATGTAGGGCGAATCATGATCGAGTTCGAACCAGTCGCCGACGTCCTCGCGCAGCACTGCCGGCGCGAACGGCCGGAAGGATTCTCGATACTTCACCTTCAGGTTGAGCAGCTTCTGCATGCTCGGGGAGCGCGGATCACCGAGGATCGACCGGGCGCCAAGCGCCCGCGGGCCAAATTCCATGCGCCCCTGAAACCAGCCGATCGCCTTCTGCGCGACGAGCGCGTCGACTGCCTCTGCTACGATTGACGTATCGTCGACAACGCTGAACTTCGCGCCCGCCGCCTGCAGCCGTTGCTCTAACTCGTGCTGCTCGAACTTCGGACCGAGATAAGAACCCCGCATGCCATCGAGTCCGCCATTCAGGCGGCGCGGCTGCCCCTTGTACAGGTGGTAGGCGCCCAGCGCCGCTCCGACCGAACCGCCGGCATCGCCGGCCGCCGGCTGGATCCAGATGCCGTCAAATTGGCCGTCGCGCAGTATTTTGCCATTGGCGACGCAGTTGAGTGCGACGCCGCCTGCAAGGCACAAGTTGCGCTCGCCGGTCTCCCGCGCGAGCGAACGCGTCATGCGCAGCATGATCTCTTCGGTGACCTGTTGGATCGAGGCGGCGATGTCCATGTGAAACGGGGTCAATGGCTGCTCCGGCGTGCGCGGCGGCTGGCCGAACAGCGCGTCGAACCTGGTGTTGGTCATGGTCAGGCCGACGCAGTAATTGAAGTAATCGAGGTCAAGCCGAAAGGAGCCGTCGGCCTTCAGGTCGATCAGCTTGTCCAGTATCAGGCCCGCATAGCGCGGCTCGCCATAGGGCGCGAGTCCCATCAGCTTGTACTCGCCCGAGTTGACCTTGAAGCCCGTGTAATAGGTAAACGCGGAGTAGAGCAGGCCCAGCGAATGGGGAAAGTGGATCTCCTTCATGACCTGCAGCCGGTTGTCGCGACCGAGCGCGACCGAGCTGGTCGCCCACTCCCCGACGCCGTCCAGCGTCAACACCGCCGCAGAGGAAAACGGCGACGGGAAAAAAGCGCTGGCCGCATGACTGAGGTGATGCTCGCTGAATACCAGGCGCTGGTCCCAGTCGAAGTCGGGGCCATGCAGTTTCAGTTCCCGGGTCAGGTAGCCCTTCAGAAACAGCTTTTCGCGTAGCCAGATCGGGATCGCCATCCGGAACGATGCGAAACCCCGCGGCGCAAACGCGAGATAGGTCTCGAGCAGGCGCTCGAACTTGAGGAACGGCTTGTCGTAGAACGCGACCAAGTCGACCTGATCGATACCGATCCCCGCCTCCGCCAGGCAGAACTCAAGCGCATGGCGCGGGAATCCCGCATCGTGTTTCTTGCGCGTGAATCGCTCCTCCTGCGCCGCCGCCACGATCTCGCCGTCAACCACCAGCGCCGCGGCGCTGTCGTGGTAGAACGCCGAAATTCCCAGAATTCGCATCGATCCGTTCCGGTTTCTCAGAACAGCGTGTAGATGAACGGCGCCACGGCCGAGCCTTGGGCGAACACGAGCAAGCCGCCCAGGATTGCCATCACCACTAGAATCGGGATCAGCCAGAATTTCTTGCGCACCCGCATGTAGGCCCACAACTCCCTGAGAAAGGACATGCTTCTCTCCTAAAATTGATGGGGCAGGCTGTCCGGTTGCGGGCCGGGCGGTTCACGCTTGATCCAGTAGCTCTCGGCGGCAGATTCGCGGCGCAGCCACAGAATATTCTTGGCGAACATCCGCATGAGCAGGCCCATGGGCGTGACGACCAGGTAGAACATGATGGCCAGCACGACCGGACTGACGATACGATGCAGCAGCAGCCCGAAACGCAGCCACAGCCGGTTCGGAATGGTGAGCAGCGACGGCGCCGCGACGGTGGCCACCAGCACCAACCCGCTGACGATCAGCGACCACCATCGCAGGGTGCCGCCAAAGGCGAGCGGCGACAACGCGATGACCAGGAAAACCGTCACGAACACCCAGCCGAACGCGCGATTGCTCGACGCCTTGACCTGCTGGCTTCTGGAAAAATCTTCGTGGGTCTGTGCCACCTGATTCATCAGTTATGTATCTTTCACTCGCCTGAGATAGCGGCCCAAGCGTGTTTTACACGCACTCCGTCCTCTTGGCAACGCGGAATCTGCCGCCCTTATTCCAGCCTTTCTTGAGGCGCCATCAAGACCGATATGCGCGCGTTTGCTCACTTGACGCTTTTCTTGCCGAGCCAGCCCGCCTGCTCCAGCGTATCGAACCAGATCTGCCCCATGAGCTCCTCGCCTTTCGCGGTGAAGTGGCACCAGTCTGTAAGGAATTCCGGCGTGGGCGGGACTCGCTTGGCTGGTTCG from Betaproteobacteria bacterium includes:
- a CDS encoding carbamoyltransferase, yielding MRILGISAFYHDSAAALVVDGEIVAAAQEERFTRKKHDAGFPRHALEFCLAEAGIGIDQVDLVAFYDKPFLKFERLLETYLAFAPRGFASFRMAIPIWLREKLFLKGYLTRELKLHGPDFDWDQRLVFSEHHLSHAASAFFPSPFSSAAVLTLDGVGEWATSSVALGRDNRLQVMKEIHFPHSLGLLYSAFTYYTGFKVNSGEYKLMGLAPYGEPRYAGLILDKLIDLKADGSFRLDLDYFNYCVGLTMTNTRFDALFGQPPRTPEQPLTPFHMDIAASIQQVTEEIMLRMTRSLARETGERNLCLAGGVALNCVANGKILRDGQFDGIWIQPAAGDAGGSVGAALGAYHLYKGQPRRLNGGLDGMRGSYLGPKFEQHELEQRLQAAGAKFSVVDDTSIVAEAVDALVAQKAIGWFQGRMEFGPRALGARSILGDPRSPSMQKLLNLKVKYRESFRPFAPAVLREDVGDWFELDHDSPYMLLVAGVRPERRRTMTEEEKKLFGIDQLNVPRSEIPAVTHIDYSARIQTVHRETNPRFHALLGAFKQRTGCPVLVNTSFNVRGEPIVCTPEDAFRCFMGSEIEMLVIGNCVLQKEQQNPALKLDYKHAFELD